A stretch of Comamonadaceae bacterium M7527 DNA encodes these proteins:
- the dctP gene encoding TRAP transporter substrate-binding protein DctP produces the protein MDITSRRGLLKAGAIGALAAPFVGNAQAAAGQTWKVQSTWDAGTTGYTLFEKWCNDFQEKSGGELTIKPFPAKSVAADNNALFEAVKSGVLQGMNPWTLYWAGKIPASVFLSSYPMGPDQPAQWDTMFYGLGMLEMARKIYAKQGLFYVGPIQHDANIIHSKVPMDSLAAMKGKKIRLPGGMVSEVFQQFGVSPVGLPGSDIFPALEKGSIDAADFVGPAVNYDLGFHQVTKYILMGPPGMMSIYQPVDLMDLTVNMGAWKRLSKGMQQMVEDQVKGYSLTQYTAIQAANVKALAKFAEAGTTVTRLQQSDVDQFRKAAIPAWYRWAKKDADASAVFKLQLDYMKNGVMGYVTDADLKGQSL, from the coding sequence ATGGATATCACATCACGTCGCGGTTTACTAAAGGCCGGTGCTATTGGCGCCTTGGCCGCCCCATTTGTGGGTAATGCGCAAGCAGCTGCTGGTCAAACCTGGAAAGTGCAGTCCACCTGGGACGCTGGCACGACTGGTTACACCCTGTTTGAAAAGTGGTGTAACGACTTCCAGGAAAAGTCTGGTGGCGAACTGACCATCAAGCCATTCCCAGCCAAGTCTGTTGCTGCTGACAACAACGCTTTGTTTGAAGCTGTCAAGTCAGGCGTGTTGCAGGGTATGAACCCATGGACCCTGTACTGGGCCGGCAAGATTCCAGCATCCGTGTTTTTGTCCAGCTACCCCATGGGTCCAGACCAGCCTGCACAGTGGGACACCATGTTCTATGGTTTGGGCATGTTGGAGATGGCGCGTAAGATTTACGCCAAACAAGGTTTGTTTTACGTTGGCCCTATCCAACACGATGCCAACATCATTCACTCAAAAGTGCCCATGGACTCATTGGCAGCCATGAAGGGCAAGAAGATTCGTTTGCCAGGCGGCATGGTGTCTGAAGTGTTCCAACAGTTTGGCGTGTCACCTGTTGGTTTGCCAGGCTCAGACATTTTCCCTGCGCTGGAAAAAGGTTCTATTGATGCGGCTGACTTTGTTGGTCCAGCTGTGAACTACGACTTGGGCTTCCACCAAGTGACCAAGTACATTCTCATGGGCCCTCCAGGCATGATGAGTATTTACCAGCCAGTTGACTTGATGGACTTGACCGTCAACATGGGTGCCTGGAAGCGCTTGTCAAAAGGCATGCAGCAAATGGTTGAAGACCAGGTCAAAGGCTACTCTTTGACACAGTACACCGCAATCCAGGCTGCTAACGTTAAAGCGTTGGCCAAGTTTGCAGAAGCCGGTACAACGGTTACACGTTTGCAGCAGTCAGATGTAGACCAGTTCCGCAAGGCTGCCATACCCGCCTGGTACCGTTGGGCCAAGAAAGATGCAGACGCATCTGCTGTGTTCAAGCTGCAACTTGACTACATGAAAAACGGCGTAATGGGCTATGTAACTGATGCTGACCTGAAAGGCCAGTCACTGTAA